A single window of Granulicella sibirica DNA harbors:
- a CDS encoding asparagine synthetase B family protein: protein MSILYGVLKEPGVQATAFELQRLGADMERYATGKGSVILDGRLGMGVQPYLSHMRSTLEQGPVKSPDGRYALSFDGRLDNYGSLSKEFGVEHPETVSDSQIVLAAFARWGEACFSRFVGDWALALWSERDQSLYLARDHAGSRSLYYRHTRDETVWGTYLEAFHVTDDTLRLSHNYAACYMAGRPVRDLTPFEYIRSVPPAHFLKVRKGLLSRHQHWNSTVMTTVLHRTDAEYEEHFLTLFQNSVERRSGPGEAILGQLSGGMDSTAIVCMSDFLRQRKHPNAETLDTVSFYDDSEASLNERPYFSITEARRGKVGAHVNTAFSQRTFEPHDGSGGVYLMPGADSFSIEQERRLHHAAWKRDYRSVLSGIGGDEVLGGVPDPLPELAGHLLSGNVSRLLGRSLAWSLVDRSPLFGMLWRTVRYTGSLYLNPGPKDNDLPPWLSQSLRERELQIETVKAMVPARIGIAPHRLDNSLTWWFVMETLPHLFPQLLVRPEYRYPFLDKDLVSFLFGVPREQILRPGRRRSLMRRALINIVPHEVLERRRKAFQLRAPLHAVQQASGVLEGLFANSMIADAGLVDGDKLRHSLRQTIEGDPKWWHLILRATAFELWLRSMRGGSGERAGDAGLRLTA from the coding sequence ATGAGCATCCTCTACGGTGTCTTGAAGGAACCCGGAGTCCAGGCGACGGCATTCGAATTGCAACGTCTTGGCGCTGACATGGAACGGTACGCGACTGGCAAAGGATCAGTGATTCTTGACGGCAGGCTCGGCATGGGCGTCCAACCTTACTTGAGCCATATGCGTTCGACATTGGAGCAGGGGCCGGTCAAGAGTCCTGATGGCCGCTACGCTCTCTCGTTCGACGGCCGTCTCGACAATTACGGTTCTCTCTCAAAGGAGTTCGGAGTCGAACATCCGGAAACGGTCTCAGACTCACAGATCGTTCTTGCGGCGTTCGCTCGATGGGGTGAGGCGTGCTTTTCCCGCTTCGTTGGAGATTGGGCGCTGGCCTTGTGGTCAGAGAGAGACCAGTCGCTTTATCTCGCTCGCGACCATGCAGGCTCGAGATCGCTCTACTACCGCCACACGCGAGACGAAACCGTATGGGGAACCTACCTCGAAGCGTTCCATGTGACAGACGATACGCTCCGACTCTCGCATAATTACGCCGCTTGCTACATGGCTGGCCGCCCGGTGCGCGATTTGACCCCGTTTGAATACATCCGTTCAGTCCCTCCAGCCCACTTCCTGAAGGTCCGTAAGGGACTGCTCAGCCGGCATCAGCACTGGAATTCCACAGTCATGACCACAGTTCTGCACCGCACGGATGCCGAGTATGAAGAGCACTTTCTCACGCTATTTCAGAATTCTGTCGAGCGACGCAGCGGTCCTGGAGAAGCGATCCTCGGCCAACTGAGCGGAGGCATGGATTCCACCGCGATCGTGTGTATGTCCGACTTCCTGCGCCAGCGCAAGCATCCCAACGCAGAGACTCTCGATACCGTGTCCTTCTACGACGACTCAGAGGCCTCACTTAATGAGAGACCGTACTTCTCCATCACGGAGGCGAGACGAGGGAAGGTGGGCGCGCACGTCAATACTGCCTTCTCTCAACGGACCTTCGAGCCACATGATGGCAGTGGTGGCGTATACCTGATGCCTGGCGCGGACAGCTTCTCCATCGAACAGGAACGCAGGCTCCATCATGCCGCGTGGAAACGGGACTATCGCAGCGTACTCTCTGGCATCGGAGGGGATGAGGTTTTGGGCGGTGTCCCAGACCCGTTGCCCGAACTCGCTGGCCATCTACTTTCAGGGAACGTCTCACGATTGCTTGGCCGTTCCCTTGCCTGGTCTCTGGTTGATCGCAGCCCGCTTTTTGGAATGCTGTGGCGCACTGTCCGTTATACCGGCAGTCTGTATCTCAATCCAGGCCCGAAAGACAACGATCTTCCACCTTGGCTTTCGCAATCACTGCGTGAACGGGAGCTACAAATCGAAACCGTCAAGGCGATGGTTCCTGCACGAATCGGGATCGCACCGCACCGCCTCGATAACAGCTTGACCTGGTGGTTTGTCATGGAGACACTTCCACATCTGTTTCCGCAACTGCTTGTACGGCCCGAGTATAGATACCCCTTCCTCGACAAGGACCTGGTGAGCTTCCTTTTTGGCGTTCCAAGGGAGCAGATTCTGCGTCCTGGCCGAAGGCGCTCGCTGATGCGGAGGGCACTCATCAATATTGTCCCTCACGAGGTACTTGAGAGACGCCGCAAGGCCTTCCAGCTTCGGGCGCCACTGCACGCCGTTCAGCAGGCATCCGGAGTCCTCGAAGGGCTATTTGCAAACTCGATGATCGCCGATGCCGGACTGGTTGATGGAGATAAGCTGCGTCATTCCTTGCGCCAAACGATAGAGGGCGACCCGAAATGGTGGCATTTGATTCTCCGAGCCACTGCATTCGAACTTTGGCTTCGCTCGATGCGCGGAGGGAGCGGGGAACGCGCCGGCGATGCTGGCCTAAGATTGACCGCCTGA